One genomic segment of Mytilus trossulus isolate FHL-02 chromosome 4, PNRI_Mtr1.1.1.hap1, whole genome shotgun sequence includes these proteins:
- the LOC134716313 gene encoding mesenchyme-specific cell surface glycoprotein-like, with protein sequence MKTLVQLLLFTSVVHSQFQLNKLSYFKFPYTTNNNYGFLKDAAHKAAYDSQERIMYVIGSQSGVSQPRLLHVIDISNPSAPNNLYTHSFDAIDNGRANDVAVCGDTVAVSLESSLATKEGHVTLFKTFQRGNVQLVSFGREQVGVDPKGLAFTSDCQKLIIANEGRGDLDEIAQSFVDPPGTVTIMLRNDVGSPAVVTISFDLFLAGRETEYQNKGVRWVYRGNHNAGIINKMSDDLEPEQVTISKDQRFAYVSLPENNAVARIDINAYNVNEIFPLGEKNWQYYGIDCSDQHGGGKLSNFPVYSMRQATDIEIATFSGMEVILTAEQGMIKRYTAAQGDEFDESKRARTIAEDDEFDESDISWTADLKAAVRDNQRLGRWQVRYSDAPRSALGSIETVQGYGGRGISVHQTQTFSRLYDTEDELERKEFENYASTFNGEASNGGFSPLQQIDLRSDDHGPEPTAIAVGMYDTTPMVVVGTKTGLIHVYRDVNVALRHESVHREGQITQPWNTLYTTNQTGDSVITDIGIINQAQSPNGKVLVWAIGSASGSLGIYELQFVNN encoded by the exons ATGAAGACCCTAGTACAACTTCTTCTATTCACATCAGTTGTGCACTCACAGTTTCAGTTGAACAAACttagttattttaaatttccttaTACTACCAACAATAATTATGGATTTTTAAAAGACGCTGCTCACAAAGCTGCTTATGATTCACAAGAACGGATAATGTATGTGATTG GTAGTCAATCAGGGGTGAGTCAACCTCGTCTTCTTCATGTTATTGATATTTCTAATCCGTCCGCCCCAAATAACCTGTACACTCACTCGTTTGATGCTATTGACAACGGAAGAGCAAATGATGTTGCAGTGTGTGGTGACACGGTTGCGGTTAGCCTAGAATCATCGTTAGCCACTAAAGAAGGACACGTGACActctttaaaacttttcaacGTGGTAATGTACAGCTGGTTAGTTTTGGAAGAGAACAAG ttgGAGTTGATCCTAAAGGACTGGCTTTTACGTCTGATTGCCAAAAGCTGATCATCGCTAACGAAGGTCGTGGTGACTTAGATGAAATTGCTCAGTCTTTTGTTGATCCACCAGGCACCGTAACGATTATGCTTAGAAATGACGTTGGGTCTCCAGCTGTGGTCACTATCAGTTTCGACCTGTTTTTAGCTGGcag GGAAACTGAATACCAAAATAAAGGAGTAAGATGGGTTTATCGAGGAAACCATAATGCTggtataataaacaaaatgtctGACGACCTTGAACCTGAACAAGTTACCATTAGCAAAGACCAACGGTTCGCTTACGTGTCTCTTCCA GAAAATAATGCAGTTGCAAGAATTGATATCAACGCCTATAATGTTAATGAAATATTTCCTCTTGGAGAGAAGAATTGGCAGTATTATGGTATCGATTGCAGTGACCAACATGGAG GGGGTAAATTGTCTAACTTTCCGGTTTATTCCATGAGACAAGCCACTGATATTGAGATAGCTACTTTCAGTGGTATGGAAGTTATATTAACCGCAGAACAGGGAATGATCAAACGATATACTGCTGCCCAAGGCGATGAATTTGACGAATCTAAGCGAGCAAGAACAATTGCCGAAG atGACGAATTTGATGAATCAGATATTTCATGGACGGCTGACCTTAAAGCAGCAGTTCGTGATAACCAACGACTTG GTCGATGGCAGGTGCGATACTCAGATGCACCTAGATCTGCATTGGGTTCTATAGAAACTGTTCAAGGTTACGGAGGTCGGGGTATTTCTGTTCATCAGACACAAACCTTTTCACGATTGTATGACACTGAAGATGAACTTGAAAGAAAGGAATTTGAAAATTATGCGTCAACTTTCAACGGTGAAGCAAGTAATGGTGGCTTCTCTCCTCTTCAACAAATAGATCTAAGATCTGATGATCAT GGACCAGAACCTACTGCTATAGCAGTTGGTATGTACGATACTACACCTATGGTAGTTGTTGGAACAAAAACAGGGCTCATTCATGTTTATCGTGATGTAAATGTTGCTTTACGACATGAAAGTGTGCACCGTGAAGGACAAATAACTCAACCTTGGAATACCCTGTATACAACCAACCAGACTGGAGATAGTGTCATTACAGATATCGG gATTATCAACCAAGCGCAATCACCAAATGGAAAAGTTTTAGTGTGGGCTATTGGTTCTGCATCCGGGTCCCTAGGCATCTATGAACTGCAGTTTGTCAACAACTGA